The Buttiauxella selenatireducens genome has a window encoding:
- a CDS encoding FdhF/YdeP family oxidoreductase — translation MKFKSAIKPYHAAAGGWGSLEATTRFVIDSKHALKNLRNLMRMNKAKGFDCPGCAWGDDNKSTFSFCENGAKAVTWEATSRFIDHAFFEQHSVSKLYQQSDYFLEYQGRLTEPLSYNPQTDHYEAISWDDAFKLIAQHINALDNPDQMELYTSGRASNEASYLYQLFGRMVGTNNFPDCSNMCHEASGSGLKRSIGVGKGTIHLNDFDKANAIFVFGQNPGTNHPRMLHSLRHAAENGAQIVTFNTLRERGLERFADPQKPLEVVTPLAGNISTYYYQPNLGGDMAAIRGMAKALLETHRQQLAQGHAGIFDAQFIAEHTQGVEAWFAEIDNTGWEHITQQSGLTEQQLRDAAAVWQQAERVICTWAMGITQHKHSLNTVREIVNLQLLGGHLGKEGAGLCPVRGHSNVQGNRTMGIDEKPSAALLDSLAAHFDFEPPRARGHNTVEALAAMLRDEVKVLIALGGNLAAAAPDSPRTEEALQRCGLTVHISTKLNRSHLVPGKAALILPTLGRTEEDMQASGRQFITVEDSFSMVHASEGIGKPIADTQRSETAIVTGIAAAVLGCEKVDWRALADNYDLIRDHIAATLPGFKDFNQQCEKPGGFWLGNAAAQLRFNTPSGKAEFSAAPLPESLFGELTAPFVLQTLRSHDQYNTTIYGLDDRYRGVYGQREVLFINPEDLSALELHDGDLVDIETIWNDGITRKVSGFKIVPYNIPRGNLAAYYPETNPLVPLTSVGDGTGTPTSKSVPVKISRTASVADNRIA, via the coding sequence ATGAAATTTAAATCTGCTATTAAACCCTATCACGCTGCGGCCGGTGGCTGGGGCTCGCTTGAAGCCACGACTCGCTTTGTTATCGACAGCAAACACGCCTTAAAAAACCTGCGCAACCTGATGCGGATGAATAAAGCCAAAGGGTTTGACTGCCCGGGATGCGCGTGGGGCGATGACAATAAAAGTACTTTTAGCTTCTGCGAGAACGGCGCGAAGGCCGTCACCTGGGAAGCGACTAGCCGATTCATCGACCATGCGTTTTTTGAGCAGCACAGCGTCAGTAAACTGTACCAGCAAAGCGATTATTTCCTTGAGTATCAAGGGCGTTTAACCGAACCGCTCAGTTACAATCCACAAACCGACCATTACGAAGCGATAAGCTGGGATGATGCCTTTAAGTTGATCGCTCAACATATCAATGCGCTGGATAATCCCGACCAGATGGAGCTGTATACCTCCGGGCGCGCCAGCAACGAAGCCTCTTATCTGTATCAACTTTTTGGCCGTATGGTCGGGACGAACAACTTCCCTGATTGCTCGAATATGTGTCACGAAGCCAGCGGCAGCGGCCTGAAGCGCAGTATCGGCGTGGGTAAAGGCACGATTCATCTCAACGATTTTGATAAAGCCAATGCCATTTTCGTGTTTGGCCAAAACCCAGGAACCAATCACCCACGCATGTTACACAGCTTGCGTCACGCCGCAGAAAACGGCGCGCAAATTGTCACCTTTAATACGTTACGCGAGCGTGGCCTTGAACGCTTTGCCGATCCGCAAAAGCCGTTAGAAGTGGTCACGCCGCTGGCGGGCAACATCAGCACGTATTATTACCAGCCCAATTTGGGCGGCGATATGGCGGCTATTCGCGGTATGGCGAAAGCGTTGCTGGAAACTCACCGTCAGCAACTGGCGCAAGGTCATGCAGGTATTTTTGACGCGCAATTTATCGCTGAACACACGCAAGGCGTGGAAGCCTGGTTTGCCGAAATCGACAACACCGGTTGGGAGCACATCACCCAACAATCAGGATTGACCGAACAGCAATTACGCGATGCCGCTGCGGTCTGGCAGCAGGCCGAGCGCGTGATTTGCACCTGGGCGATGGGGATAACCCAACATAAGCATTCGCTCAATACGGTGCGTGAAATCGTTAACCTGCAACTGTTGGGCGGCCATTTGGGCAAAGAAGGTGCCGGACTTTGCCCGGTACGCGGCCACAGTAATGTGCAGGGTAATCGCACGATGGGGATTGATGAAAAACCCTCTGCGGCGTTGCTCGATAGCCTGGCGGCGCATTTTGATTTTGAGCCTCCACGCGCGCGGGGTCATAACACCGTGGAAGCGCTTGCCGCCATGCTGCGTGATGAAGTTAAAGTATTGATTGCACTTGGCGGGAATCTTGCGGCGGCAGCACCAGACAGCCCGCGCACTGAAGAAGCCTTGCAGCGCTGCGGTCTGACGGTTCATATCAGCACCAAACTCAATCGCAGCCATTTGGTGCCAGGTAAAGCGGCACTGATTTTACCCACCCTTGGCCGCACCGAAGAAGATATGCAGGCCAGCGGGCGGCAGTTCATCACCGTCGAAGATTCGTTCAGTATGGTGCACGCTTCCGAAGGGATTGGGAAACCCATTGCTGACACTCAACGTTCAGAAACAGCGATTGTCACGGGTATTGCCGCGGCCGTTCTGGGATGCGAGAAAGTAGACTGGCGAGCGTTGGCAGACAACTACGATTTAATCCGCGACCACATTGCCGCCACCCTGCCCGGTTTTAAAGACTTCAACCAGCAATGCGAGAAACCCGGTGGATTCTGGCTTGGCAATGCGGCCGCGCAGTTGCGCTTTAATACGCCATCGGGCAAAGCCGAATTCAGCGCCGCTCCGCTGCCAGAGTCTTTGTTCGGTGAGTTAACGGCACCGTTTGTACTCCAAACTCTGCGCTCTCATGACCAGTACAACACAACCATTTATGGGCTGGACGATCGTTACCGTGGCGTTTACGGCCAACGTGAGGTGTTGTTTATTAATCCGGAAGATCTTAGCGCGCTGGAATTGCATGACGGTGATTTGGTGGATATTGAAACCATCTGGAATGATGGCATTACCCGTAAAGTCAGCGGGTTCAAAATCGTGCCGTACAATATTCCGCGTGGCAATTTAGCCGCGTATTACCCCGAAACGAACCCATTGGTTCCACTGACAAGCGTCGGTGATGGCACAGGTACGCCAACATCAAAATCTGTACCGGTAAAAATCAGCCGTACAGCTTCTGTGGCAGATAATCGTATCGCTTAA